A single region of the Ignavibacteria bacterium genome encodes:
- a CDS encoding histidine kinase: protein MMRFFRFSVVSLILFCLSLILKAQTPPFYHYTSNEGLASSTVFSMMQDQEGFMWFGTLQGLSRFDGKHFVSFDSKNGLNANSIVSLALGQGGEIYAATYENGINVIKNGRIDNFLRYPSGKQFAISYLQAGPDSEDPQKLYAYKNAGWINVVVGDSKGKTSASTIKTNPPGVQRIAFFEDGRLVVAAKQGLFTLKDGVLVKKNVAGLPDGPLLSIFVKKDGSFFVGGKGRIYEISNNSVINSYNISSGVVSDEVVELYSDSRNNLWFSVLNDGFYMIKNGEKKIIDMGKKIGLQNTHVNGYLEDSQGNMWVSTHGKGVFCLNNLYVSRYNESDGLSNDNINFIARDKNIGLIVGSFDGLNVEDGDRFKRVETRANATTNEYIYNIKFYDDRIFVCGVFGSRGIRNSMFAGNVINLINYTSFCKTSSGLFLFGYGANLIYVKRELAQQDNDTIFFSVFGENESVNRINDIVEDRLGNIWIATGAGLCMVREIKFTGGKPVASKIFFEGDSILNSRINWIWNDGRDKIWFASDKGIAYYELSSGKMTSFSSLGGFDLSASTSVVTDKKGRIWIGSLKGLFSYQNSKVKVYNRFKGLGSNEVFCLLYDEEKNRLDAGTSGGVSVIDLDYLDGYSTPKCDVVFTEIRSGGKTFDGENQFELDRDYHDLFISFSALNYSSSGSVKYRYRLEGEWIETDNDFINAVSLSHGEYQLEVSAKDINGDWGKPATLNFAIRPGFLESIWLKVLIAVFLLTSGPLILRWQLNVQRKRSKEQLELTERINQLKHQALSAMMNPHFVYNSLNSVQYLINSNRNEEANNYIATMANLMRKNLETAGSGFILLSEEIYRLGLYLDLEKLRLGDKFVWEILTGDDINPATLMIPNMIIQPFVENSLWHGIIDSGRKGELTVSFNFENIKIHEETDRALIIKITDNGVGIQQAKMNKKADHISKGIEIVEERLRLLSSKMEIPQPILFEDLGGKQPESQGTEVVISLPSSLYKITGG from the coding sequence TTGATGCGGTTTTTTCGGTTTTCCGTCGTAAGTTTAATCCTTTTCTGTTTGTCGCTGATTCTGAAAGCACAGACTCCCCCTTTCTATCATTACACTTCAAACGAAGGACTTGCCTCCTCAACGGTCTTCAGCATGATGCAAGATCAGGAAGGTTTTATGTGGTTCGGTACCCTTCAGGGGTTGAGCAGATTCGATGGAAAGCATTTTGTCTCTTTCGACAGCAAGAACGGTTTGAACGCAAATTCCATTGTTTCTCTCGCACTCGGGCAGGGGGGGGAAATCTATGCTGCCACTTATGAGAACGGCATTAATGTTATCAAAAACGGAAGGATTGATAATTTCTTGCGATACCCTTCAGGGAAGCAGTTTGCCATTTCTTATTTACAAGCTGGACCCGATTCAGAGGACCCGCAGAAACTCTATGCCTACAAAAACGCGGGGTGGATAAATGTTGTGGTTGGTGATTCAAAAGGGAAAACAAGTGCATCTACAATAAAAACCAATCCACCGGGAGTTCAACGAATAGCATTTTTTGAAGATGGTAGACTCGTTGTGGCAGCAAAACAGGGTTTGTTCACACTAAAAGATGGAGTTTTGGTAAAAAAGAATGTTGCAGGCTTACCGGATGGACCCCTTTTATCAATCTTTGTGAAAAAAGACGGCAGTTTCTTTGTCGGCGGGAAAGGAAGGATTTACGAGATATCCAACAACTCGGTGATAAATTCTTACAATATCAGCTCGGGTGTGGTTTCTGATGAAGTTGTTGAGCTTTATTCAGACAGCAGAAACAATCTCTGGTTCTCCGTTTTAAATGATGGTTTTTACATGATTAAAAACGGAGAGAAAAAGATTATCGATATGGGGAAAAAGATCGGTCTTCAAAATACTCATGTCAATGGGTACCTTGAAGACTCTCAGGGCAACATGTGGGTAAGTACCCATGGCAAAGGGGTTTTCTGCCTGAATAATCTGTATGTTTCCCGATATAATGAGTCCGATGGCTTGAGCAACGACAATATAAATTTTATTGCACGGGACAAAAACATCGGTCTGATTGTGGGATCATTTGACGGTTTGAATGTGGAGGATGGCGACAGATTCAAGAGAGTTGAGACCCGCGCAAATGCCACCACAAATGAATATATCTACAATATAAAGTTTTATGATGACCGGATTTTTGTTTGTGGTGTGTTCGGTTCGAGGGGAATCAGGAATTCAATGTTTGCCGGAAATGTAATCAACCTGATCAATTACACTTCATTTTGCAAAACTTCTTCGGGGCTTTTTCTTTTCGGTTACGGGGCTAATCTCATTTATGTGAAACGCGAACTCGCTCAACAAGACAATGACACCATCTTTTTTTCTGTCTTTGGAGAGAATGAAAGCGTGAACCGGATCAATGATATTGTGGAAGACCGCCTTGGAAATATTTGGATAGCCACGGGTGCGGGTTTGTGCATGGTAAGAGAAATTAAGTTTACGGGCGGAAAACCGGTCGCGAGCAAAATATTCTTCGAAGGAGATTCAATTCTAAACAGCAGAATCAACTGGATATGGAATGACGGGCGGGATAAAATCTGGTTCGCATCTGACAAAGGGATAGCTTATTATGAGTTGTCAAGCGGGAAAATGACAAGTTTCAGCAGTCTGGGCGGATTCGACCTCTCCGCCTCCACCTCCGTGGTCACAGATAAAAAAGGAAGAATCTGGATTGGCAGTCTCAAGGGCTTGTTTTCATACCAAAATTCAAAAGTGAAGGTGTATAACAGGTTCAAGGGTCTGGGGTCAAACGAGGTGTTTTGTCTTTTGTACGACGAAGAGAAAAACAGGCTGGATGCAGGAACCAGCGGTGGCGTATCTGTAATCGATCTTGATTATCTTGATGGATACTCCACACCAAAATGTGATGTTGTTTTTACTGAAATAAGATCGGGGGGGAAAACCTTTGACGGGGAAAATCAATTCGAACTTGACCGGGATTATCACGATCTCTTCATCTCTTTTTCTGCATTAAATTACTCCTCGTCCGGTTCTGTTAAATACAGATACCGTTTGGAGGGTGAATGGATCGAGACTGACAACGATTTTATTAATGCAGTCTCATTGTCACACGGAGAGTATCAACTGGAGGTTTCAGCAAAGGACATCAACGGAGATTGGGGGAAGCCGGCGACACTCAATTTTGCTATTCGCCCCGGGTTTCTGGAGTCGATTTGGTTGAAAGTACTCATCGCCGTCTTCCTTTTGACATCCGGTCCCCTGATTCTTCGCTGGCAACTCAATGTTCAAAGAAAGAGGAGTAAAGAACAACTGGAGCTGACCGAAAGAATTAACCAGTTGAAGCATCAGGCTCTCTCTGCCATGATGAATCCTCACTTTGTTTACAATTCCCTTAATTCCGTTCAGTACCTGATCAACAGCAACAGAAACGAGGAAGCCAACAACTACATAGCAACCATGGCAAATCTGATGAGAAAAAATCTCGAGACTGCCGGAAGTGGTTTTATTCTCCTCTCTGAAGAGATTTACAGGCTGGGCTTGTACCTCGATCTCGAAAAATTGAGACTTGGTGACAAATTTGTCTGGGAGATACTCACGGGTGATGACATCAATCCGGCAACTCTGATGATTCCCAATATGATCATCCAGCCATTTGTTGAAAACTCTCTCTGGCACGGCATAATCGATTCAGGCAGGAAGGGAGAGCTGACCGTCTCCTTCAATTTTGAGAATATAAAAATTCACGAGGAAACGGACAGGGCACTGATTATCAAAATAACTGATAACGGCGTTGGCATTCAGCAGGCGAAAATGAACAAAAAAGCGGATCATATCTCCAAAGGCATCGAGATCGTCGAAGAACGGTTACGCCTGCTTAGTTCCAAAATGGAGATTCCACAACCGATCCTGTTTGAAGACCTTGGAGGTAAACAACCTGAATCTCAAGGAACGGAAGTTGTTATTTCTCTCCCTTCCTCGCTCTACAAAATAACAGGAGGATAA
- a CDS encoding electron transfer flavoprotein subunit beta/FixA family protein codes for MKEDGTVNRSKLPAIFNNEDRVAIEFALRIKEKFGGTVTAITMGPQRASDILRECLYMGADSVYLISDRKFAGADTLATSYVLSEAIKKIGSFDFIFAGRQAIDGDTAQVGPQTAEKLNLPQVTYVEEILEVSKTHAKIKRKIDGGYEIVRAKLPVLFTVLKDAAEPRPFSAKRVMAYKGAKSLMDLEKMTEGNSLLYTDKLQHEYEEKNLFIPTLTMDELGLDPERCGIKGSPTKVHKVDSVVLGGGNHIRVEPTKEGLEKLVDQLLADHIFG; via the coding sequence ATGAAGGAGGACGGAACCGTCAACCGTTCGAAACTCCCTGCAATATTTAACAACGAGGACAGGGTAGCCATCGAGTTTGCCCTTCGCATTAAGGAAAAATTCGGCGGTACCGTTACTGCTATCACCATGGGACCACAAAGAGCTTCTGATATTCTCAGAGAGTGTCTTTATATGGGTGCCGATTCTGTTTATCTGATAAGTGACAGAAAATTCGCCGGTGCAGATACCCTTGCCACATCTTATGTGCTTAGCGAGGCAATAAAAAAGATCGGCAGTTTCGATTTTATTTTCGCCGGAAGACAGGCAATCGACGGTGATACGGCTCAGGTTGGTCCCCAGACTGCCGAAAAGCTCAATCTCCCTCAGGTTACTTATGTGGAAGAGATTCTTGAGGTATCAAAAACCCACGCAAAGATTAAAAGAAAAATCGACGGCGGTTATGAAATCGTCAGGGCTAAACTTCCCGTCCTTTTCACAGTCCTCAAAGATGCCGCCGAACCGCGACCCTTCAGTGCAAAAAGAGTGATGGCATACAAGGGAGCAAAATCCCTGATGGACCTCGAAAAAATGACCGAAGGAAACAGTCTCCTCTACACAGATAAACTCCAGCATGAATATGAAGAGAAGAATCTCTTCATCCCTACTCTTACAATGGATGAACTGGGGCTCGACCCCGAACGCTGCGGCATCAAAGGCTCGCCGACAAAAGTTCATAAAGTGGATTCTGTGGTTCTTGGCGGTGGAAACCACATCAGAGTGGAGCCGACAAAAGAAGGGCTCGAGAAGCTCGTAGATCAACTTTTAGCCGATCACATTTTTGGATAA
- a CDS encoding response regulator transcription factor yields MEQPNPVLTAIIVDDEFHGRENLRMIIENWCPEIRVGGTADSTVAAKLLVQEVKPDVVFLDINMPVLDGFDFLGEFDDRDFMVVFVSAYADYGIKAVKAGAVDYLLKPVNIKELKLTVKKLIGLKKKETENAPYFEEEKLVIPDTHGFNIIDINEIIRLEAEGSYTNIYLKEGKCRMVSKTMKDFEESLPESLFFRVHKSHIINLKCVKEYSVTDGGWVRMSDGSKVEVSRRKAAEFVKKIKSGLRSV; encoded by the coding sequence TTGGAGCAGCCAAATCCTGTGCTAACCGCCATTATCGTCGACGATGAATTTCACGGCAGAGAAAATCTGAGGATGATAATCGAGAACTGGTGCCCTGAAATCAGAGTGGGGGGTACTGCCGATTCGACTGTTGCTGCAAAGTTGCTCGTTCAGGAAGTCAAGCCTGATGTGGTATTTCTCGATATCAACATGCCCGTTCTCGACGGTTTCGACTTTCTCGGTGAATTCGATGATCGTGACTTTATGGTTGTTTTCGTGAGCGCCTATGCCGATTACGGAATAAAAGCGGTGAAAGCGGGAGCGGTTGATTATCTGCTCAAGCCGGTTAACATCAAAGAGTTGAAACTGACTGTAAAAAAACTCATCGGACTGAAGAAAAAAGAAACAGAAAATGCCCCCTATTTTGAGGAAGAAAAACTCGTAATCCCTGATACACACGGTTTTAACATAATCGATATAAATGAGATTATAAGGCTGGAGGCTGAGGGGAGCTACACAAATATTTACTTGAAGGAGGGAAAATGCAGGATGGTTTCAAAAACAATGAAGGATTTTGAAGAATCTCTCCCTGAATCACTCTTTTTCAGGGTTCACAAGTCGCACATCATCAACTTGAAATGCGTGAAAGAGTATTCCGTTACCGATGGCGGATGGGTAAGGATGTCCGACGGCAGCAAGGTTGAAGTTTCCCGCAGGAAAGCCGCTGAATTTGTAAAGAAGATCAAATCGGGATTGAGATCGGTTTGA
- a CDS encoding T9SS type A sorting domain-containing protein, whose amino-acid sequence MSFLKNVINFFSRSNGEKDAKRSSSPVMIIRRGKDRGSSPEEKRADLTPKLIFIPLLFILLISPGVAQWQQTNLSGAINGLFYDGTNLFAATNAGVLRSTDDGVNWNGENTGLTTLTARNFTTSGTDIFVVTLSGGIYRSANGPSWNWSLLQSGSFHCLLTAGSTILAGSIGGGIYISNNNGNTWAQSNTGLGNLNVWALYGTGSAIYAGTTGGVFKSTDNGVTWAAANSGILSLDIRGFISVGSTLFAGSIGGGIYRSTDAGASWTFVAGGSVDAFALTCGTDIYAGATNNGGISKSTDNGLTWTGDNSGLTNTSVTAFASTPTHVFAGTFGGVYKKTLSCPVSNCTTWDLFNSGAVTTTAPNQTATAEAIGPGTSAPFMSVFAPYVSTGQRLWVGNTGWVAGSRDPNRYIEFNVQATPGNQLTVSQVKFNYGDNTLTTDLNIIQSQVYFSTDGWSTSTQMGGTLNYLNTAMQTFNVTIPGGLVVPIGQQFSVRIFPYAPNGSNPMSPSFAIHNSVQICGESTPYVPPTTTCVTWNLISSEAVSSISGNITATPEVLGLGTSAPFMSVFLPYTVNGQRLWLGNAGWPASNRDHNRYIEFTVSPTPGNNLTVNTVSFFYGDNPGLNNFNILQGEVYYTINNWSNTFQLGSTFTYLNTVTQTFNQTIPGGVLVPNGGTFKMRIYPWSSVGSNPMTPSFATHRNVTICGETSTAPPDTASICGTKFNDLNGNGVMDPGEPGLPGWQIGLGIATVPYAVTDANGDYCFTNLPAGNYTVSEVQQPGWVQTFPASPGTHSITLAAGQHLENVNFGNMRATLNCDSLSATAVRTHPDDCNWVLSLHQPTNLPGIASVQVVCLAPNQFTTGTGLGTNYQNWFTSGNNIFTPPSGLVPGGNLNNFFNMSLLFVTSPQFVVVNWIDTLGNIACSDTVELNCQISCTTILEDTVTCNDGNPILKYRFRNDAGFNMKNIQYTVVSPSGVTVNPSNVTLTTPVNPGSISGLQSLLISGASVGDTVRLSVKFTSSDGCCWCYGTIVVIIPDCRTFCDSLGVSATGSPQNCSYNISLVNNSTMVFSNVEFQLVSGGVFTNFTASNTGWGFTNLWPNNTINLVRMPISTGIGNGTYNNILNMSISQYTNPIQTIIVKWIKNGVVMCTDTLQFTCIPTVPPANDCSQLIEQTLTCRPDGSFMFKFRIQNNSNITSTGYGINPTTPGVSFSKTIVNNVSILPGQVSPLDSLIVTGIAPNTSLCFQTAIFTTIVPGDTVYNYCCHSDTLCITTPDCGATDIKDSRIPTQFELLQNFPNPFNPSTTIAFNLPKAGNVKLTVYDPLGREVAVLVDDFRSAGTYRVNFDASALNSGIYFYRIISGEYNQTRKLILLK is encoded by the coding sequence ATGAGTTTTTTAAAGAATGTTATTAACTTTTTCTCTCGATCCAATGGAGAAAAAGATGCAAAACGGTCTTCTTCACCTGTTATGATAATCAGACGGGGAAAAGACAGAGGGTCTTCACCCGAAGAGAAAAGAGCGGACCTTACGCCGAAGTTGATTTTTATACCTCTTCTCTTCATCCTCCTCATCTCGCCGGGGGTTGCTCAATGGCAGCAAACCAATCTCTCCGGAGCCATCAACGGGTTGTTCTATGACGGAACAAACCTGTTCGCAGCTACAAATGCAGGAGTACTAAGAAGTACCGATGACGGAGTAAACTGGAACGGTGAAAATACAGGCTTGACCACCCTCACTGCCAGGAATTTCACCACGAGTGGCACTGATATATTTGTTGTAACTTTGTCGGGTGGTATTTACAGATCGGCAAACGGACCCTCATGGAACTGGAGCCTTCTTCAGTCGGGAAGCTTCCATTGTCTCCTCACAGCCGGTTCAACAATTCTTGCCGGGTCTATCGGTGGTGGTATCTACATCTCCAACAACAATGGAAACACCTGGGCACAATCGAACACCGGACTGGGAAATCTGAATGTTTGGGCACTTTACGGGACCGGATCGGCGATTTATGCGGGCACAACCGGGGGAGTTTTTAAGTCGACCGATAATGGTGTCACATGGGCTGCCGCCAACTCGGGAATTTTATCCCTCGATATTCGCGGATTCATTTCTGTCGGCTCAACCCTTTTTGCGGGAAGCATCGGAGGAGGGATTTACAGATCTACTGATGCAGGTGCATCCTGGACTTTCGTTGCAGGAGGGTCTGTTGATGCATTCGCGCTGACTTGTGGAACGGACATCTACGCAGGTGCGACCAACAACGGGGGAATAAGCAAATCCACTGATAATGGACTCACCTGGACTGGTGACAATTCAGGACTTACCAACACTTCTGTAACGGCATTCGCATCAACTCCCACGCATGTTTTCGCGGGCACTTTCGGAGGGGTTTACAAAAAAACTCTTTCATGTCCCGTCAGTAATTGCACAACCTGGGATCTGTTCAATTCAGGTGCGGTTACAACAACAGCTCCCAATCAGACAGCAACAGCAGAGGCTATTGGTCCCGGTACTTCGGCTCCCTTTATGTCAGTTTTTGCACCTTATGTCTCAACGGGACAGCGTCTCTGGGTCGGTAATACAGGCTGGGTTGCAGGAAGCCGTGATCCCAACAGGTATATCGAGTTTAATGTACAGGCAACTCCCGGAAATCAGCTCACTGTCAGTCAGGTAAAATTCAATTACGGTGATAATACACTTACAACCGATCTGAATATTATTCAGTCGCAGGTGTATTTCTCGACTGATGGCTGGTCGACAAGCACTCAGATGGGTGGAACGCTCAATTATCTTAACACTGCAATGCAGACATTTAATGTCACCATACCCGGAGGTCTTGTTGTCCCCATCGGGCAGCAGTTTTCTGTAAGAATATTCCCTTACGCACCTAACGGAAGCAACCCGATGAGTCCCTCGTTTGCAATTCACAACAGTGTGCAAATATGCGGGGAATCCACTCCTTATGTTCCACCGACGACCACATGTGTCACCTGGAATTTAATCAGTTCGGAAGCTGTCTCTTCAATATCGGGTAACATAACTGCCACTCCTGAGGTTTTGGGTCTCGGCACATCTGCTCCTTTTATGTCGGTATTTTTGCCTTATACAGTCAATGGACAGAGATTATGGCTCGGAAATGCAGGCTGGCCCGCAAGTAACCGTGACCATAACAGGTATATCGAGTTTACTGTCTCTCCGACTCCGGGGAACAATCTTACAGTTAACACTGTCTCGTTTTTTTATGGAGATAACCCGGGTTTAAATAATTTTAATATTCTTCAGGGAGAAGTGTACTATACTATAAACAACTGGTCAAATACTTTCCAACTGGGAAGTACTTTTACCTATCTGAATACAGTTACTCAGACATTTAACCAGACAATCCCCGGTGGTGTTCTTGTGCCAAACGGAGGAACCTTCAAGATGAGGATCTACCCATGGTCATCTGTTGGGAGCAATCCCATGACACCCTCTTTCGCTACTCACAGGAATGTTACCATTTGTGGCGAAACAAGCACTGCACCGCCGGACACGGCTTCCATCTGCGGAACGAAGTTTAATGATTTGAACGGTAATGGCGTTATGGACCCTGGTGAGCCGGGTCTCCCCGGATGGCAGATCGGACTTGGCATCGCCACAGTTCCCTATGCCGTGACAGATGCCAACGGCGACTACTGCTTTACCAATCTCCCCGCCGGAAACTATACTGTATCCGAAGTGCAGCAACCCGGGTGGGTTCAGACATTCCCTGCATCACCGGGTACTCATTCCATAACACTTGCGGCAGGACAGCATCTCGAGAATGTGAATTTTGGGAACATGCGAGCAACACTTAATTGTGACTCCCTCTCGGCTACTGCCGTGAGAACCCATCCCGATGATTGCAACTGGGTACTCAGTCTTCATCAACCGACGAACCTTCCGGGTATCGCATCGGTTCAGGTGGTGTGTCTTGCTCCAAATCAGTTTACCACGGGAACAGGTCTGGGAACCAACTACCAAAACTGGTTCACTTCAGGAAACAACATCTTTACTCCCCCTTCGGGCCTTGTACCGGGTGGCAACCTGAACAACTTTTTCAACATGTCACTCCTCTTTGTCACCTCTCCCCAATTTGTTGTGGTAAACTGGATCGACACTCTTGGAAATATCGCCTGTTCAGATACAGTTGAACTCAATTGCCAGATTTCTTGTACGACAATTCTGGAAGATACTGTAACCTGCAACGACGGAAATCCGATTCTAAAGTACAGATTCAGAAATGATGCCGGTTTCAACATGAAGAACATTCAATATACAGTAGTCTCTCCATCAGGTGTTACTGTTAATCCTTCGAATGTAACACTGACCACTCCTGTTAATCCGGGTTCAATCTCCGGACTTCAGAGCCTGCTGATATCGGGTGCTTCAGTTGGTGACACAGTAAGACTTTCAGTGAAATTCACAAGCTCTGACGGATGCTGCTGGTGTTATGGTACAATTGTGGTAATCATTCCTGATTGTCGTACATTCTGCGATTCTCTCGGCGTGAGTGCAACTGGCAGTCCACAAAACTGTTCCTATAACATTTCCCTGGTTAACAACAGCACAATGGTCTTTTCGAATGTCGAATTTCAACTGGTCTCAGGCGGGGTTTTTACTAACTTTACTGCCTCGAACACAGGATGGGGATTCACAAACTTGTGGCCGAACAACACGATTAATTTGGTGAGAATGCCAATCTCCACGGGAATCGGAAACGGGACATACAATAACATTCTCAATATGAGTATTTCACAATACACAAATCCGATCCAAACCATTATAGTAAAATGGATTAAAAACGGTGTTGTAATGTGTACGGATACACTTCAGTTTACCTGTATTCCAACAGTGCCTCCTGCAAATGATTGTTCACAACTGATTGAACAAACATTGACTTGCAGACCGGATGGCTCATTTATGTTCAAATTCCGCATTCAGAACAATTCGAACATAACCTCGACAGGTTACGGGATTAATCCGACAACTCCGGGTGTTTCGTTCTCGAAAACGATTGTGAATAATGTCTCCATTCTGCCGGGACAGGTCTCGCCTCTTGACAGTCTTATTGTTACGGGCATCGCTCCGAATACAAGCCTCTGTTTCCAGACTGCGATTTTCACTACCATTGTGCCGGGTGACACTGTTTATAACTATTGCTGTCACAGTGATACACTCTGCATTACCACTCCCGATTGCGGTGCTACAGATATAAAAGATTCCAGGATTCCGACACAGTTTGAACTGCTTCAGAATTTCCCGAATCCGTTTAACCCCTCGACAACGATTGCATTTAACCTGCCAAAAGCCGGAAATGTGAAGTTGACTGTCTACGATCCTTTGGGAAGAGAAGTGGCGGTACTCGTTGATGACTTTAGATCAGCAGGAACCTACCGTGTCAATTTCGATGCTTCAGCTCTTAACTCGGGAATCTATTTCTACAGAATAATTTCAGGTGAGTATAACCAAACCAGAAAACTTATTCTGCTGAAGTAG